The Astyanax mexicanus isolate ESR-SI-001 chromosome 7, AstMex3_surface, whole genome shotgun sequence genome has a window encoding:
- the gng2 gene encoding guanine nucleotide-binding protein G(I)/G(S)/G(O) subunit gamma-2 → MASNNTASIAQARKLVEQLKMEANIDRIKVSKAAADLMSYCEAHAKEDPLLSPVPASENPFREKKFFCAIL, encoded by the exons ATGGCCAGCAACAACACTGCCAGCATCGCCCAGGCCCGCAAACTGGTGGAGCAGCTCAAGATGGAGGCCAACATTGACCGGATAAAA GTGTCCAAAGCAGCAGCCGACCTGATGTCGTACTGCGAAGCTCACGCTAAGGAGGACCCTCTGCTGTCACCCGTGCCTGCCTCCGAAAACCCCTTCAGGGAGAAGAAGTTTTTCTGTGCCATCCTGTAA